One window of the Crassaminicella thermophila genome contains the following:
- a CDS encoding penicillin-binding protein 1A codes for MTENNEQKTRKSKKKKKISIIRILILIILLAGFIGAGVIGGWAFAIIKSAEPINPSNMYSLLDENSFIYDSKGKLIEKVESDGLRTIVKYDKIPQNLINAFIAIEDQDFFTHKGINPKRIIKALWEDIKAGAPVQGASTITQQLVKNLYLTNEKSIERKIKEVYYAFQLEQKLTKEQILEAYLNTVYLGSGAKGVQAAAYTYFSKDVSELDLAECAQIAGITKNPSKYSPLKTLKKEDVTSNHFIIDDDDETYTIVYNEKSKARQELVLKMMKNENMITEEEYNLAINEDIKANLKPGKKQVYGISSFFTDKVKSDVIEALMQELGKTEEEAEDMLYNQGLRIYSTIDLRIQKILENAYEDSKNFPNLIARKNSAGNILSKNRRSILLYKYTNLVNNKEQFVIPKGDYKYDQVGNLILFKGRRLNFTPLYENGQIKTIQISIKDAYKQNSAKEILIHKGGSIKISSEYKKYDSKKNIIISKEFLAKNPQFFLKDTNGNLLIAKENYSISNTGVVQPQSAMVIIDQHTGEIKALVGGREVKGRRLYNRAINPRQPGSSIKPIAVYTPAIDNGWTAADIIDDVPHYDRNGKLWPKNWYRDRFWGLSTLREGVQWSMNVMAVKIAEQIGIESSIDYLKKMGITTIKEKGRYNDKNLAAMALGGMTQGISPLEMTAAYGSLANDGIYIKPKSFIKVTDREGNIILENKSYKNRVVSPEAAFILTDMMKSVVTAGTGTYAKLDNTNSKIPVAGKTGTTSDNYDAWFVGYTPYYVGAVWIGNDVHMELSSGSKMSAKLWSTVMKKVHEGLPPKNFIKPENVISVLIDTESGKLPTDLSKRDPRGTVRYEYFIKGTEPKEFDDVHVELEIDTSTNKLATPNCPPTLVEKRVFIKRPIPYDPAQNNGIVPKDYIYEAPTEYCDIHKDNGNIIEFPSIPQNNPFENEDASLENETITEDPTDVEDIN; via the coding sequence TTGACAGAGAATAACGAACAAAAAACTAGAAAATCAAAGAAAAAAAAGAAAATAAGTATCATTAGAATACTCATTCTCATTATTTTGCTCGCTGGATTTATTGGAGCTGGTGTAATTGGTGGATGGGCTTTTGCCATAATCAAATCTGCTGAGCCAATAAACCCTAGCAATATGTACTCATTACTTGATGAAAACTCTTTTATTTACGATAGCAAAGGAAAGCTAATAGAAAAAGTGGAAAGTGATGGTTTAAGAACTATTGTTAAATATGATAAAATTCCACAAAACCTAATAAATGCTTTCATTGCCATTGAAGATCAAGATTTTTTCACACATAAAGGAATTAATCCTAAAAGAATTATTAAAGCCTTATGGGAAGATATTAAAGCTGGCGCTCCCGTACAAGGAGCAAGCACAATTACCCAACAGTTAGTAAAAAATCTATATTTAACAAATGAAAAAAGTATTGAAAGAAAAATTAAAGAAGTTTATTATGCCTTTCAGCTTGAACAAAAGCTTACAAAAGAACAGATTCTTGAAGCTTATCTAAATACTGTATATTTAGGTAGTGGAGCTAAAGGTGTACAAGCTGCTGCATATACTTATTTTTCAAAAGATGTTAGTGAATTGGATCTAGCAGAATGTGCACAAATTGCAGGTATTACAAAAAATCCTTCTAAATATTCACCATTAAAAACACTTAAAAAAGAAGATGTTACATCTAACCATTTTATTATTGATGATGATGATGAAACTTATACAATTGTCTATAATGAAAAATCTAAAGCTAGGCAAGAATTAGTATTAAAAATGATGAAAAATGAAAATATGATTACAGAAGAAGAATATAATCTAGCAATAAATGAAGATATAAAAGCTAATTTAAAACCTGGAAAAAAACAAGTTTATGGAATTTCTTCATTTTTTACAGACAAAGTAAAAAGTGATGTAATTGAAGCACTTATGCAGGAATTAGGTAAAACAGAAGAAGAAGCAGAAGATATGCTTTATAACCAAGGACTTAGAATTTACAGTACAATAGATTTAAGAATACAAAAAATATTAGAAAATGCTTATGAAGACAGTAAAAATTTCCCTAATTTAATTGCTAGAAAAAATAGCGCAGGGAATATTTTAAGCAAAAATAGAAGATCTATTTTGTTATATAAATATACAAATCTTGTAAATAATAAAGAACAATTCGTAATTCCTAAAGGAGATTACAAATATGATCAAGTAGGAAATTTGATTCTTTTTAAAGGTAGACGATTAAATTTTACTCCCCTATATGAAAATGGGCAAATTAAGACAATTCAAATTTCAATAAAAGATGCATATAAACAAAATAGTGCTAAAGAAATTTTAATCCATAAGGGTGGAAGTATAAAAATTTCAAGTGAATACAAAAAATATGATTCTAAAAAAAATATAATTATTAGTAAAGAATTCTTAGCTAAAAATCCACAATTTTTCTTAAAAGATACAAATGGCAATCTATTAATTGCTAAAGAAAATTATTCTATTAGTAATACAGGCGTTGTGCAACCTCAATCAGCAATGGTTATAATAGATCAGCATACAGGTGAAATTAAGGCCCTTGTAGGAGGCCGAGAAGTGAAGGGAAGAAGATTATATAATAGAGCGATTAATCCTAGACAACCTGGTTCTTCTATCAAACCTATCGCTGTTTATACACCTGCTATTGATAATGGTTGGACAGCTGCTGATATTATAGATGACGTTCCTCACTACGATCGTAATGGTAAACTCTGGCCTAAAAACTGGTATAGAGATAGATTTTGGGGATTATCTACCCTTCGAGAAGGTGTTCAATGGTCTATGAATGTTATGGCTGTAAAAATTGCCGAACAGATAGGCATTGAATCTTCTATAGATTATCTTAAAAAGATGGGGATTACAACTATAAAAGAAAAAGGACGATACAATGATAAAAACCTTGCAGCTATGGCCCTTGGAGGAATGACACAAGGAATTAGTCCATTAGAAATGACTGCAGCATATGGTTCTTTAGCAAATGATGGTATATATATAAAACCTAAGTCATTCATAAAAGTTACCGATAGAGAAGGAAACATTATATTGGAAAATAAAAGTTATAAAAATCGTGTTGTAAGTCCTGAAGCTGCCTTTATCTTGACAGATATGATGAAAAGCGTTGTTACTGCAGGAACAGGAACATATGCAAAATTAGACAATACAAACTCAAAAATTCCTGTAGCAGGAAAAACTGGTACTACTTCAGATAACTATGATGCTTGGTTTGTTGGTTATACCCCTTACTATGTTGGTGCTGTATGGATTGGAAATGACGTTCATATGGAATTAAGTAGTGGTAGTAAAATGAGTGCAAAGCTTTGGAGTACAGTTATGAAAAAAGTCCATGAAGGACTACCACCTAAAAACTTTATAAAACCTGAAAATGTAATTTCTGTTTTAATAGATACAGAATCTGGAAAACTCCCTACAGACCTTAGCAAACGTGACCCTAGAGGTACTGTACGATATGAATATTTTATTAAAGGTACAGAACCAAAAGAATTTGATGATGTTCACGTTGAATTGGAAATAGATACAAGTACAAATAAGCTTGCTACACCAAACTGTCCTCCAACATTAGTAGAAAAGCGTGTATTCATAAAAAGGCCTATACCATATGATCCAGCACAAAATAATGGGATAGTTCCTAAAGATTATATTTATGAAGCACCTACTGAATATTGTGATATTCATAAAGATAATGGAAATATAATAGAATTTCCTTCTATTCCTCAAAATAATCCTTTTGAGAATGAAGATGCTTCACTAGAAAATGAAACTATTACAGAAGATCCTACAGATGTTGAAGATATAAATTAA
- a CDS encoding spore germination protein codes for MEIKKKLEENLKILDEELGISKSFDVVNREIKVANKNASLLFIDGFAKDDIMLFVMQILQNIDPKDFRRDIIHKLMENKIPYLEVETTKEIDKIKLMVLSGALAILIDGEEEALILDVRTYPARGPEEPDLERVTRGARDGLTETIVFNTALIRRRVRDPKLRFEIKTVGRRSQTDVVVGYIEDIANPKLVQDIKDKLDQIDTDSLEMAEKSLEEFILGRNWNPLPQARYTERADVAAAHLFEGHIIVIVDTTPSVMILPVTIFHFTQHAEDYYQNPAVGTYMRWIRLVAMFLSFILPPLWLLLVHYKGILPSWLKFIGPKEIGKIPLFIQFIILELGIDILRIASIHTPNALTTSLGIIGGLVLSEFAVKVGWFIPETVLYMAIAGIGMFATPSIEFSMAIRIFRLILLISTGLFKTIGFFASIIFVFIILLTTKSLGGVSYLWPLIPFDKRGLATVLFRKPIPEIRYRPGFLRTIDKDSSPPKDETPE; via the coding sequence ATGGAAATAAAAAAGAAACTAGAAGAAAATCTAAAAATTCTAGATGAAGAATTAGGCATATCTAAAAGTTTTGATGTTGTAAATAGAGAAATTAAAGTAGCAAATAAGAATGCTTCTTTGCTGTTTATTGATGGTTTTGCAAAAGATGACATTATGTTATTTGTAATGCAGATTCTTCAAAATATAGATCCAAAAGATTTTAGAAGAGATATTATTCATAAGCTTATGGAAAACAAAATTCCATATTTAGAGGTTGAGACAACAAAGGAAATTGACAAAATAAAATTAATGGTATTATCAGGTGCGTTGGCTATTTTAATAGATGGAGAAGAAGAAGCACTTATACTTGATGTAAGAACGTATCCTGCAAGAGGGCCAGAAGAGCCAGATCTAGAAAGAGTAACAAGAGGAGCAAGAGATGGATTAACAGAAACAATTGTTTTTAATACAGCACTGATAAGAAGAAGAGTGAGAGATCCAAAATTGAGATTTGAGATAAAAACAGTAGGGAGGAGATCTCAAACGGATGTTGTAGTAGGATATATAGAAGATATTGCAAATCCTAAACTAGTACAGGATATAAAAGATAAATTAGATCAAATCGATACCGATTCTTTAGAAATGGCTGAAAAGAGTTTAGAAGAGTTTATTCTAGGGAGAAATTGGAATCCATTGCCACAAGCAAGATATACAGAGAGAGCAGATGTGGCGGCAGCACATTTGTTTGAAGGGCATATTATTGTAATCGTAGATACAACGCCTAGTGTAATGATTTTACCTGTAACGATATTTCACTTTACACAACATGCAGAGGATTATTATCAAAATCCAGCAGTAGGAACTTATATGAGATGGATAAGGTTAGTTGCTATGTTTCTATCTTTTATTTTACCACCATTATGGCTACTTTTAGTACACTATAAAGGAATTCTTCCTAGTTGGTTGAAATTTATTGGACCAAAAGAGATTGGGAAAATTCCTTTATTTATACAGTTTATTATTTTAGAATTAGGAATTGATATTTTAAGAATTGCATCCATACATACACCGAATGCATTAACTACATCTTTAGGTATAATAGGTGGCTTAGTACTTAGTGAGTTTGCTGTTAAAGTTGGATGGTTTATTCCAGAGACAGTACTTTATATGGCTATTGCAGGTATAGGTATGTTTGCTACACCAAGTATTGAATTTTCTATGGCTATAAGAATTTTTAGGTTGATTTTACTAATATCTACTGGACTATTTAAAACAATAGGATTTTTTGCATCAATAATATTTGTATTTATTATTTTGCTTACAACAAAATCATTAGGGGGAGTAAGTTATTTATGGCCGTTAATTCCTTTTGATAAAAGAGGATTAGCAACTGTATTATTCCGTAAACCTATACCAGAAATAAGATATCGACCTGGTTTTTTAAGAACAATAGATAAAGATTCTTCACCTCCTAAGGATGAAACACCAGAATAA
- a CDS encoding stage V sporulation protein AE, with protein sequence MTKKRRVILVTDGDSVAQRAVQRAVTNIGGRCISRSGGNPTPMSGIEIVELIKSAKHDPVVVMVDDKGSSHTGAGELALYEIVNHPDIDVLGVIAVASNTPGVAGTKVDFSITCDGEIINNSVDKEGLPKKGKVLYGDTVDIIDKCNVPLVIGIGDIGKMEGKDDCEIGAPIITKAMEEILSRRGYFNGNKKETRRKSKNSR encoded by the coding sequence ATGACTAAGAAGAGAAGGGTAATTTTGGTTACAGATGGTGATTCTGTAGCACAAAGAGCGGTTCAAAGGGCAGTGACAAATATTGGTGGAAGATGCATATCCCGTTCTGGAGGGAACCCTACACCTATGAGTGGAATAGAAATTGTAGAGCTAATTAAAAGTGCAAAACATGATCCTGTTGTAGTGATGGTAGATGACAAAGGGTCATCACATACGGGAGCTGGAGAATTAGCCTTATATGAAATCGTGAATCATCCTGATATAGATGTTTTGGGAGTAATTGCTGTAGCGTCAAATACGCCAGGGGTAGCAGGAACTAAGGTAGATTTTTCAATAACTTGTGATGGTGAAATTATTAATAATTCAGTAGACAAAGAGGGGTTACCAAAAAAAGGAAAAGTGTTGTATGGAGATACAGTAGATATTATTGATAAATGTAATGTTCCATTAGTCATAGGAATTGGAGATATAGGAAAAATGGAAGGAAAAGATGACTGTGAAATAGGGGCCCCTATTATTACAAAAGCTATGGAGGAAATATTAAGTAGGAGAGGGTATTTTAATGGAAATAAAAAAGAAACTAGAAGAAAATCTAAAAATTCTAGATGA
- the spoVAE gene encoding stage V sporulation protein AE — MDYIRAFIVGGIICVIGQLLMDGTRLTPAHVLVLFVTLGVILTALGIYEPIVEFGGAGATVPILGFGYSLAKGAIKATKSSGILGAFTGGVEAGAGGVAAAVVFGYIMALIFNPKSKK; from the coding sequence ATGGATTATATTCGTGCATTTATTGTTGGAGGGATTATTTGTGTTATTGGACAGCTCCTAATGGATGGAACAAGGTTAACACCTGCGCATGTACTTGTTTTATTTGTTACATTAGGAGTAATATTGACAGCTTTGGGCATATATGAGCCTATTGTAGAATTTGGAGGAGCTGGTGCTACTGTTCCTATATTAGGATTTGGATATTCTTTGGCAAAAGGAGCAATAAAAGCAACAAAGTCTAGCGGCATATTAGGAGCCTTTACAGGCGGAGTAGAGGCTGGTGCAGGTGGGGTTGCTGCAGCAGTAGTTTTTGGCTATATAATGGCACTTATTTTTAATCCAAAATCTAAAAAGTAA
- the spoVAD gene encoding stage V sporulation protein AD, producing MAIKKLGKQTVKFKNPPYIIATSATVGPKEGEGPLKDYFDTILEDDLYGENSWELAESKMLRESVKKAIYKADKNITDMEYMLSGDLLNQLMSTSFAARDLGIPFFGLYGACSTMTESLSLGAMLIDGGYADYLVAVTSSHFSSAERQYRFPLEHGNQRPLTSQWTVTGSGAAILSAYGQGPKITYVTTGKVIDLGIKDPNNMGAAMAPAAVDTIVTHFKDTGFRPEHYDLIVTGDLGAIGKEITEEMVFDRGYNIAKVYNDCGLLIFDNQAQDTHAGGSGCGCSASVFCGYIYKEMIKKNLNRVLLVSTGALLSTTSSQQGQSIPGIAHAVTITNM from the coding sequence TTGGCAATAAAAAAATTAGGAAAGCAAACCGTAAAATTTAAAAATCCTCCATATATTATTGCTACATCAGCAACAGTAGGGCCAAAAGAAGGTGAAGGACCTTTAAAAGATTATTTTGATACTATTTTAGAAGATGATTTATATGGAGAAAATAGCTGGGAATTAGCAGAAAGTAAGATGCTAAGAGAGTCAGTGAAGAAGGCAATATATAAAGCAGATAAAAATATTACTGACATGGAATACATGCTTTCAGGTGATTTACTAAATCAATTGATGTCTACTTCATTTGCTGCTCGTGACTTAGGGATACCATTTTTTGGACTATATGGTGCGTGTTCTACTATGACTGAATCATTAAGCCTAGGAGCAATGCTAATAGATGGTGGATATGCAGATTATTTAGTTGCTGTTACATCTAGTCACTTTAGTTCAGCTGAAAGACAGTATAGATTTCCATTAGAGCATGGAAATCAAAGGCCTTTAACCTCTCAGTGGACTGTGACTGGTTCAGGCGCTGCTATATTATCAGCTTATGGACAAGGACCTAAAATTACTTATGTAACTACTGGAAAAGTTATAGATTTAGGCATAAAGGATCCAAACAATATGGGAGCTGCTATGGCACCAGCGGCAGTAGATACAATCGTTACTCATTTTAAAGATACAGGATTTAGACCTGAGCATTATGATTTGATTGTAACAGGAGATTTAGGGGCTATAGGAAAAGAAATTACTGAAGAAATGGTATTTGATAGAGGATATAATATAGCAAAAGTATATAATGATTGTGGATTATTAATATTTGATAATCAAGCACAAGATACACATGCAGGAGGAAGTGGTTGTGGATGCTCTGCTTCTGTATTTTGTGGATATATATATAAAGAAATGATTAAAAAGAATTTAAATAGGGTTTTACTTGTATCAACAGGTGCATTATTATCAACTACAAGCAGTCAACAAGGACAATCCATACCAGGGATTGCACATGCTGTGACAATAACAAATATGTGA
- the spoVAC gene encoding stage V sporulation protein AC, which produces MENKKKESLNKKYKYSQYVKQKSPKPKYLKNSVWAFFVGGIICMFGQFIINTLKNMGLNQDEAATANAIILIFIGAFLTGLGIYDKLGKRAGGGSIIPITGFANSIVAPAMEFKREGYIFGIGAKMFILAGPVLVYGFTSSVIVGLIYFFLGK; this is translated from the coding sequence ATGGAAAATAAAAAAAAGGAAAGCTTAAATAAAAAATACAAATACAGTCAATATGTGAAACAAAAGAGTCCGAAACCAAAGTATTTAAAAAATTCAGTATGGGCATTTTTTGTTGGCGGTATAATTTGCATGTTTGGCCAGTTTATAATCAATACTTTAAAAAATATGGGTCTTAATCAAGATGAAGCAGCTACAGCTAATGCAATTATTTTAATTTTTATAGGAGCTTTCTTAACCGGATTAGGTATTTATGATAAATTAGGAAAGAGAGCAGGAGGAGGTTCCATAATCCCTATTACAGGTTTTGCAAACTCCATTGTAGCTCCAGCTATGGAGTTTAAAAGAGAAGGATATATATTTGGAATTGGGGCAAAAATGTTTATTCTTGCAGGACCAGTGTTGGTTTATGGTTTTACAAGTTCTGTTATCGTAGGTTTAATATATTTTTTTCTTGGTAAATAG
- a CDS encoding stage V sporulation protein AB, whose product MLLKFFAAFAGLAEGFSVGTAMIAFLTILDIVPRLAQLTNTESYIRVYEITIVMTTTILSLVAFLGFNIYVGKIMIICIGFLMGTFIGLLASALTEVTNVIPVIVNRFQLNDYVKYILIAIAGGKITGSLIYWIFVNK is encoded by the coding sequence ATGCTGCTGAAATTTTTTGCTGCTTTTGCTGGACTTGCTGAAGGATTCAGCGTAGGAACTGCTATGATCGCTTTTTTAACAATATTAGATATTGTTCCTAGACTTGCTCAGCTTACAAACACAGAATCATATATAAGAGTATATGAGATTACAATTGTCATGACGACTACAATATTATCATTAGTAGCTTTTTTAGGATTTAATATATACGTAGGAAAAATAATGATTATATGTATAGGATTTTTAATGGGTACTTTTATTGGATTACTAGCTTCAGCATTAACAGAGGTAACAAATGTTATTCCAGTTATTGTTAATCGTTTTCAATTAAATGATTATGTGAAGTATATACTGATTGCAATAGCAGGAGGAAAAATTACTGGATCTTTAATCTATTGGATTTTTGTAAATAAATAG
- a CDS encoding stage V sporulation protein AA produces the protein MISSKDIYIQMKDGYNAIPGSKVFVRDVAVILADDTIKMEILNIEVLEIPKDTKEHIVVSILTIMEKISYKYPNIKIFPIGEAETLVKIIYKRKKESKLWLLFKLISVCVVLFVGSGLALMNFHADVNMDQAHKKIYKMITGIEENRPLILQIPYSLGIGLGMAVFFNHILPKKFRNEPSPMEVEMASYRKSMDEYILKNQKNTKEKE, from the coding sequence ATGATTTCATCAAAAGATATTTATATACAAATGAAAGATGGCTATAATGCTATACCAGGGAGTAAAGTTTTTGTTAGAGATGTGGCTGTTATATTAGCTGATGATACTATAAAAATGGAGATTTTGAATATAGAAGTTTTAGAAATTCCTAAGGATACTAAAGAACATATTGTGGTTTCTATTTTAACGATTATGGAAAAAATCTCATATAAGTATCCTAATATAAAAATTTTCCCTATAGGAGAAGCTGAAACCTTAGTAAAAATTATTTATAAAAGAAAAAAAGAAAGTAAACTGTGGTTATTATTCAAACTAATAAGTGTGTGTGTAGTTCTTTTTGTTGGATCTGGTCTAGCCCTTATGAATTTTCATGCAGATGTAAATATGGATCAAGCTCATAAAAAAATTTATAAAATGATTACTGGAATAGAAGAAAACAGACCTCTGATTCTTCAAATTCCCTATTCATTAGGAATTGGTCTAGGTATGGCAGTGTTTTTTAATCATATATTGCCGAAAAAGTTTAGAAATGAGCCAAGCCCAATGGAAGTAGAAATGGCTTCATACAGAAAAAGCATGGATGAATATATTTTAAAAAACCAGAAGAACACAAAGGAAAAAGAGTAA
- the sigF gene encoding RNA polymerase sporulation sigma factor SigF yields MNALSEEQNKLLEHEETIELIKKAQEGDIEAKNILVGHNLGLVRSVLKRFINRGYDKEDLYQLGCIGLVKAIEKFDFSYDVRFSTYAVPMIIGEIKRFLRDDGMIKVSRSLKQTAARVKSMKESLIKKYGREPTLQELSDKLDIPKEEIVMALDSNIQPDYLYDVIHQDDGSPVHLIDKISETNTEDEGEVLDRIALIEILSKLKARERTIIILRYFKDKTQTEIAQMLGISQVQVSRIEKKILRQMKELLEKTW; encoded by the coding sequence ATGAATGCATTATCTGAGGAACAAAACAAATTACTTGAGCATGAAGAGACTATAGAGCTTATAAAAAAAGCACAAGAGGGGGATATAGAAGCTAAAAATATTTTGGTAGGACATAATTTAGGATTGGTAAGAAGTGTTTTAAAAAGGTTTATTAATAGAGGATATGATAAAGAAGATTTATATCAGCTAGGATGTATTGGATTAGTAAAAGCGATAGAAAAATTTGACTTTAGCTATGATGTAAGATTTTCAACTTATGCAGTTCCAATGATTATAGGCGAAATTAAAAGGTTTTTACGAGATGATGGAATGATAAAAGTAAGTCGTTCTTTAAAACAAACCGCAGCACGGGTAAAAAGTATGAAAGAATCCTTAATCAAAAAGTATGGAAGAGAACCTACACTGCAGGAATTGTCTGATAAATTAGATATACCAAAAGAAGAGATTGTAATGGCACTAGATTCAAATATTCAACCAGATTATTTGTATGATGTGATACATCAAGATGATGGCTCTCCTGTTCATTTAATTGACAAAATTAGTGAAACTAATACAGAAGATGAAGGGGAAGTACTTGATAGGATTGCGTTGATAGAAATTCTTTCAAAGCTAAAAGCAAGAGAAAGAACGATTATTATATTAAGATATTTTAAAGACAAAACCCAAACGGAAATTGCACAAATGCTAGGAATTTCTCAAGTTCAGGTTTCACGAATAGAAAAAAAGATATTAAGACAAATGAAAGAATTATTAGAGAAGACATGGTAA
- the spoIIAB gene encoding anti-sigma F factor, which translates to MKLEFMSKSQNEAFARIVVASFASQLDPTIEELADVKTAVSEAVTNAIIHGYDGREGIVRIECSINDHTIEIVVEDEGKGIEDIEMARQPLYTSKPELERSGMGFTVMETFMDELEIESQKDSGTKIRMVKRFGRYED; encoded by the coding sequence ATGAAATTAGAGTTTATGAGCAAATCACAAAACGAGGCTTTTGCTAGAATTGTAGTAGCTTCTTTTGCCTCACAGTTAGATCCAACTATAGAAGAATTAGCTGATGTAAAAACTGCTGTATCAGAGGCTGTTACAAATGCAATTATTCATGGTTATGATGGTCGAGAGGGTATTGTACGAATTGAGTGTAGTATAAATGATCATACAATAGAAATTGTTGTTGAAGATGAGGGAAAAGGTATTGAAGATATAGAAATGGCAAGACAACCTTTATATACTTCAAAGCCAGAGTTAGAAAGATCTGGAATGGGATTTACAGTAATGGAAACTTTTATGGATGAATTAGAAATTGAGTCACAAAAGGATAGTGGTACAAAGATAAGGATGGTAAAAAGATTTGGACGCTATGAAGATTAA
- the spoIIAA gene encoding anti-sigma F factor antagonist, producing MRIHFETIYNNLVIKLNGELDHHTAEEIRDEIDKEIDNNNVKNIIFDLEDMHFMDSSGIGVVIGRYKKVQKLGGQAAVINMNNRVERIFKMSGLFNIVKKFENKKEALERL from the coding sequence ATGCGCATTCACTTTGAAACAATTTATAACAACTTAGTTATTAAGCTAAATGGTGAATTAGATCATCATACAGCAGAAGAGATTAGAGATGAAATAGATAAAGAAATCGATAATAATAATGTTAAAAATATTATTTTTGACTTAGAGGATATGCATTTTATGGATAGTTCTGGTATTGGTGTTGTAATAGGAAGATATAAAAAGGTACAGAAATTAGGAGGACAAGCTGCAGTAATTAATATGAACAATCGAGTGGAAAGAATTTTTAAAATGTCAGGATTATTTAATATTGTTAAGAAATTTGAGAATAAAAAAGAGGCATTAGAAAGATTATAA